One genomic window of Hymenobacter sp. J193 includes the following:
- a CDS encoding class A beta-lactamase-related serine hydrolase: MTTTLRIVWLSCGLLPGWVLAAGAEKKPRLTVAPLPTALTNSPLLDSLLRSNPRLRPVAEQAEQYELQIIYTQINRDVQGKPHFVQHNYRLNARQYFNPASLVKLPVAALALEKLNQLNKPGLTRRTPMATGTAYRCQTPAPYVPAADSDRVNTVGNYIKRMLLVSDNVAYNRLYEFLGQRPLNERLAALGYPEARITRRFAPCDTAANRHTNPITFLDAISDAVVYQQPAAFNSQPFTFPLGKVRKGKGYYVGGKFIQQPYDFTTANYLPLQNVHDLLQAVLFPEEALPTARLQLTPDDYAFLRYYLRSTPHGSGFSLYKSPRYFDAFKKYLVYGRQPAQPAQSDLRIYNIVGMSHGYLADVAYITNATRQTEFLLSAVLYVNKDDILNDGTYEYESIGLPFLAELGRAIQKYEEKRPYLFRLQAAQFFLKEDVR; encoded by the coding sequence ATGACGACAACCTTGCGCATAGTTTGGCTGAGTTGCGGGCTATTGCCGGGCTGGGTGTTAGCAGCTGGAGCAGAAAAGAAGCCACGCCTTACTGTGGCTCCACTGCCGACAGCACTTACGAATAGTCCACTGCTGGATAGCCTGCTTCGTAGCAACCCGCGCCTACGGCCGGTTGCTGAGCAGGCAGAGCAATACGAGCTGCAGATTATTTATACCCAGATCAACCGTGATGTGCAGGGAAAGCCGCATTTCGTGCAGCATAACTACCGCCTGAACGCCCGCCAGTATTTCAACCCTGCTAGCTTGGTTAAGTTGCCGGTAGCCGCGCTGGCCCTCGAGAAGCTTAACCAACTCAACAAACCCGGTCTCACGCGTCGTACCCCTATGGCTACTGGTACCGCCTACCGTTGCCAGACTCCTGCCCCATATGTCCCCGCAGCTGATTCCGACCGCGTCAATACCGTCGGTAACTATATAAAGCGCATGTTGCTCGTCAGCGACAATGTGGCGTACAACCGCCTCTATGAGTTCCTGGGGCAGCGCCCCCTCAACGAGCGACTAGCCGCACTGGGCTACCCCGAGGCCCGTATCACCCGGCGCTTTGCTCCTTGCGATACTGCTGCCAACCGTCACACCAACCCCATCACGTTCCTGGATGCCATTTCAGATGCCGTCGTATATCAGCAACCGGCAGCTTTCAATTCCCAGCCGTTCACTTTTCCGCTAGGGAAGGTTCGCAAAGGGAAAGGCTACTACGTCGGCGGCAAGTTCATCCAACAACCCTATGACTTCACTACGGCTAATTACTTGCCCCTGCAGAATGTTCACGATCTGCTGCAAGCCGTTCTATTTCCTGAGGAAGCTCTGCCTACAGCCCGCCTGCAGCTTACTCCCGATGATTACGCCTTCCTGCGCTATTACCTGCGCAGCACGCCCCATGGTTCGGGTTTCTCATTATATAAGAGTCCACGCTACTTCGATGCCTTTAAGAAGTACTTGGTATATGGTAGGCAACCCGCCCAGCCAGCACAATCCGATTTACGCATCTATAATATAGTAGGTATGTCTCACGGTTACTTGGCCGATGTCGCCTATATCACCAATGCAACCCGACAAACGGAGTTTTTACTTAGCGCTGTACTCTATGTAAACAAGGATGATATTCTCAACGATGGCACCTACGAATACGAGAGTATTGGCCTGCCCTTTCTTGCTGAGCTAGGACGGGCTATTCAGAAATACGAAGAGAAAAGGCCCTATCTGTTCAGATTACAGGCAGCGCAATTTTTTTTGAAAGAGGATGTACGTTGA
- a CDS encoding formyltransferase family protein, with protein sequence MKNIVLWINGQGNQVALANKVNEAYRVKAIVVEKRKSTEKMTASKLYEKIYQRIFLREVGESWNSMQAAYKNKYPSLPDCDILEVENINSEECLEFTRSHKPDIIVVSGTRLVKKHMFDIKASIGVVNLHTGLSPYVKGGPNCTNWCIANNEPHLIGNTTMWIDEGIDTGSIIATDYVDFTGNETLSEVHVKVMDHAHDLYVRSILRAIENKETCPSIPQKELGVGKTYYTKMWGLPQKINLIKNFKNFSRQVNSPEFEKKRSQYKILPLN encoded by the coding sequence ATGAAAAACATCGTACTCTGGATTAATGGGCAAGGCAATCAGGTTGCCCTTGCCAATAAAGTCAATGAAGCGTACCGGGTTAAGGCTATCGTAGTCGAAAAGCGCAAGTCAACGGAGAAAATGACGGCATCCAAGCTTTACGAGAAAATTTATCAAAGAATATTTTTGCGAGAAGTCGGTGAATCATGGAACAGTATGCAGGCTGCATATAAAAATAAATATCCTAGCCTTCCTGATTGTGATATACTAGAAGTTGAGAATATCAACAGCGAAGAATGCTTGGAATTTACCCGTAGCCATAAGCCTGATATTATTGTAGTGTCAGGAACCCGCCTGGTGAAAAAACATATGTTTGATATTAAGGCTTCTATTGGTGTTGTCAATTTGCACACCGGTCTTTCACCCTACGTCAAAGGAGGGCCGAACTGCACGAACTGGTGTATTGCTAACAATGAGCCACATCTTATTGGTAATACTACAATGTGGATTGATGAAGGAATAGATACTGGAAGTATCATTGCTACCGATTATGTTGATTTCACCGGTAATGAAACATTAAGCGAAGTTCATGTTAAAGTGATGGATCATGCGCATGATCTTTATGTCAGGTCTATTCTAAGAGCTATAGAAAATAAAGAGACATGCCCTTCTATACCACAGAAGGAGTTAGGGGTTGGCAAGACGTATTATACCAAAATGTGGGGTCTGCCTCAAAAAATAAATTTGATAAAGAATTTCAAGAACTTTTCCAGGCAGGTGAATAGCCCGGAATTCGAAAAAAAACGTAGTCAGTATAAGATACTGCCATTAAACTAG
- a CDS encoding polysaccharide deacetylase family protein, producing the protein MFFAMKIKNFLFHRVNPVRDALWDPMDVALFDKTIKYITDKYLVRTIEDIVLNGYEQKSKRPIATISFDDGYKDNIEYAAPILTKYNCPASFYVVTSSIDNNYPTWTYVLEYLFQHTNKLTISLQHAALPQGMRVSKWANKAERISYVKKLKPFLKKLTHVQREEILSVIEGNFDDVEVPQLMMNWDDVRQLRAAGFVIGSHSHTHPMLGTIADRSIVANELEISASKIHKALGESPLAISYPIGSYTQETIELSKKAGYKLGLAVHQKFYETSNDDIFAIPRTELYNESWLKTLSRINGSLELVKTLTKMLR; encoded by the coding sequence GTGTTTTTTGCAATGAAAATAAAAAATTTTCTCTTTCATCGGGTTAACCCGGTACGTGATGCGCTGTGGGACCCTATGGACGTAGCGTTGTTTGATAAAACAATTAAATATATAACGGATAAATATTTAGTTCGCACTATCGAAGATATAGTTCTGAATGGCTATGAGCAAAAAAGTAAGAGGCCCATTGCAACTATATCATTTGATGACGGATATAAAGATAATATCGAATATGCAGCACCTATACTAACAAAATATAACTGCCCGGCTTCCTTCTATGTAGTAACATCATCTATCGACAATAATTATCCTACTTGGACTTATGTTCTGGAATACTTGTTTCAGCACACTAACAAGCTTACAATAAGCCTGCAGCACGCTGCGTTGCCGCAGGGCATGAGAGTATCTAAGTGGGCTAATAAAGCAGAGCGCATAAGCTATGTAAAAAAGCTGAAGCCATTTCTGAAGAAATTAACTCATGTACAACGCGAGGAAATACTCTCAGTTATTGAGGGCAATTTCGATGATGTAGAAGTTCCTCAGCTTATGATGAATTGGGATGATGTCCGGCAGTTACGGGCGGCTGGCTTCGTAATAGGTTCGCATTCTCATACGCACCCTATGTTGGGCACCATTGCAGATCGTTCAATTGTAGCAAATGAGCTGGAGATATCTGCTAGCAAAATTCATAAGGCGCTAGGTGAATCTCCACTTGCCATTAGCTATCCTATCGGCAGCTACACGCAGGAAACAATTGAGCTAAGCAAAAAAGCCGGCTACAAGTTGGGTTTGGCAGTTCATCAGAAATTTTATGAGACTAGCAATGATGATATATTTGCTATTCCAAGAACCGAACTCTACAACGAAAGCTGGTTGAAAACCCTTAGCCGTATTAATGGCAGCCTGGAGTTGGTGAAAACCCTTACTAAAATGCTAAGATAA
- the ahcY gene encoding adenosylhomocysteinase, producing MVDTKTTAYVPYKVKDMSLAEWGRKEIRLAEAEMPGLMALRTEYGASKPLAGARVAGCLHMTIQTAVLIETLKELGAEVTWSSCNIFSTQDHAAAAIAAAGIPVYAWKGMNEEEFNWCIEQTLWFGQERQPLNMILDDGGDLTNMVLNQYPELAAGIKGISEETTTGVLRLMDRVKAGTLPMPAFNINDSVTKSKFDNKYGCKESAVDAIRRATDVMMAGKIAVVAGYGDVGKGTAASLRGAGARVIVTEIDPICALQAAMDGYAVKKMENAIKEADIVVTATGNCDIITEQHFRALKDKAIVCNIGHFDDEIDMAWLNKNYGHTKDTVKPQVDLYTIDGKEVIILAEGRLVNLGCATGHPSFVMSNSFTNQTLAQLELWQNAAAYENKVYTLPKHLDEKVARLHLAKIGVELDELKPKQASYIGVDVQGPFKSDLYRY from the coding sequence ATGGTGGATACCAAGACCACGGCTTACGTTCCGTACAAAGTAAAAGACATGTCACTGGCCGAGTGGGGCCGCAAGGAAATTCGTTTGGCCGAAGCCGAGATGCCGGGTCTGATGGCGTTGCGCACCGAGTATGGCGCCAGCAAGCCGCTGGCCGGGGCCCGCGTTGCCGGCTGCCTGCACATGACCATCCAGACGGCAGTGCTCATCGAAACTCTTAAAGAGTTGGGCGCCGAGGTTACCTGGTCGTCCTGCAATATCTTCTCTACCCAGGACCACGCCGCTGCCGCTATTGCCGCTGCTGGCATCCCGGTTTATGCCTGGAAGGGTATGAATGAGGAAGAGTTCAACTGGTGCATCGAGCAGACGCTGTGGTTTGGCCAGGAGCGTCAACCCCTGAATATGATTCTGGATGATGGTGGCGACCTGACCAATATGGTGTTGAATCAGTATCCCGAACTGGCTGCTGGCATCAAAGGCATTTCGGAGGAAACTACCACGGGTGTGCTGCGCCTGATGGACCGCGTGAAAGCCGGTACACTGCCCATGCCTGCCTTCAACATCAACGACTCGGTAACCAAGTCGAAGTTCGATAACAAATACGGCTGCAAAGAGTCGGCCGTGGATGCCATCCGTCGGGCTACCGACGTGATGATGGCCGGCAAAATTGCCGTGGTAGCCGGCTACGGCGACGTAGGAAAAGGCACGGCGGCTTCGCTGCGCGGTGCCGGTGCCCGCGTCATTGTCACGGAAATCGACCCCATCTGCGCCCTGCAGGCTGCTATGGACGGCTACGCGGTGAAGAAGATGGAAAACGCCATCAAGGAAGCCGATATCGTGGTGACTGCCACCGGCAACTGCGACATCATCACCGAGCAGCACTTCCGTGCCCTCAAGGATAAAGCTATTGTCTGCAACATCGGCCACTTCGACGATGAAATCGACATGGCATGGCTCAACAAAAACTATGGCCACACCAAGGACACAGTAAAGCCGCAGGTTGACCTGTATACTATCGATGGCAAAGAGGTGATTATCCTTGCCGAAGGTCGCCTCGTGAACTTGGGCTGTGCTACCGGCCACCCATCGTTCGTGATGTCAAACTCCTTCACCAACCAGACGCTGGCGCAACTGGAATTGTGGCAAAACGCCGCCGCCTACGAGAACAAGGTGTACACGCTGCCCAAGCACCTCGATGAGAAAGTAGCCCGCTTGCACCTCGCCAAAATCGGTGTAGAACTGGATGAACTGAAACCCAAGCAGGCCAGCTATATTGGAGTTGATGTTCAGGGACCGTTCAAGTCAGATCTGTACCGTTACTAA
- a CDS encoding class I SAM-dependent methyltransferase, producing MDIQPDFAGLSDAARTYIAQHLHDDPAKLALQARRHPGLPVPELVRQIQARQKARTKLPAWADDTKLIFPPALSVEQASSDRTAAFKASLVRGARLADLTGGFGVDASHFARQVADVHYVERNASLAAVVEYNLRQLGIGNVHVHAADAVSFLKSTELAFDWLYLDPARRDTAARKIYRLQDCEPDVVKLLPLLLHKSQRVLLKTSPMLDIELAVQELGHVRRLWVVAVDNECKEVLYELGQEAAIDPERLTVNLRRDGTQQEFRLNRAREARAIPRYAEPQQYLYEPNSAILKAGGFRSIGTAFELLKLHQHSHLYTSDTLRAEFPGRVFRIRAVEKYDGGALKAYLGPEARAHVTTRNFPDSVADFRYRTGIREGGDLYLFATTNLEGRLVVLVCEKL from the coding sequence GTGGATATTCAACCCGATTTCGCGGGCCTGTCGGACGCGGCCCGCACCTATATTGCGCAGCACCTGCACGACGACCCGGCCAAGCTGGCGCTGCAGGCCCGGCGCCACCCGGGCCTGCCGGTGCCGGAACTGGTACGCCAGATTCAGGCCCGCCAGAAAGCCCGCACTAAATTGCCTGCCTGGGCCGATGACACCAAGCTGATTTTCCCCCCAGCCTTATCGGTAGAACAGGCTTCCTCCGACCGCACGGCCGCGTTCAAGGCCTCGTTGGTACGCGGTGCGCGGCTGGCTGACCTGACGGGCGGCTTTGGAGTGGATGCCAGTCATTTTGCCCGGCAGGTAGCCGATGTGCACTACGTGGAGCGCAATGCTTCGCTGGCCGCCGTAGTGGAGTATAATCTGCGCCAATTGGGTATTGGGAACGTGCACGTGCACGCCGCCGACGCGGTGAGCTTCCTGAAAAGCACCGAACTCGCCTTCGACTGGCTGTACCTCGACCCGGCCCGGCGCGATACCGCCGCGCGCAAGATCTACCGGCTGCAGGACTGTGAGCCTGACGTAGTGAAGCTGCTGCCCCTGCTGCTGCACAAAAGTCAGCGAGTGCTACTAAAGACTTCACCGATGCTCGATATTGAGCTGGCAGTGCAGGAGTTGGGCCACGTGCGGCGCCTGTGGGTGGTGGCTGTAGACAATGAGTGCAAGGAAGTGCTGTATGAGCTGGGTCAGGAAGCCGCCATCGACCCGGAGCGGCTGACAGTGAACCTGCGGCGGGACGGCACCCAGCAGGAATTCCGGCTGAACCGGGCACGCGAAGCCCGAGCCATTCCGCGCTACGCCGAGCCGCAGCAGTACCTTTATGAGCCCAACAGCGCTATTCTTAAAGCTGGTGGCTTCCGCAGTATCGGCACGGCTTTCGAGCTGCTGAAGCTGCACCAACATAGCCACCTGTACACGTCGGATACACTACGCGCCGAGTTCCCAGGTCGCGTTTTCCGCATCCGGGCCGTGGAGAAATACGACGGCGGGGCGCTGAAAGCCTACCTTGGCCCCGAGGCCCGTGCCCACGTCACGACCCGCAACTTCCCCGATTCGGTGGCTGATTTCCGCTACCGCACTGGCATCCGCGAAGGCGGGGACCTGTACCTGTTCGCTACCACCAACCTGGAAGGCCGGCTGGTGGTGTTGGTATGTGAGAAGCTGTGA
- a CDS encoding DNA-3-methyladenine glycosylase: MILPLSYYQQPDVVALARDMLGKYLFTRFDGQLTGGRIVETEAYAHIGDQACHSHLGRFTARTRIMYEAGGVTYAYLIYGRYTLFNIITNEAGKADAVLIRGLEPTHGIAEMQLRRGLTQVQRNLTGGPGLLTQALGISTRSYSTPLTGPEIWLEDRNEPVAADQVLASPRVGIDYAGDDAALPWRFRLHGSPWTSPAK; encoded by the coding sequence ATGATTCTGCCTTTATCATACTACCAGCAGCCCGATGTAGTAGCCCTTGCCCGGGATATGCTCGGCAAGTATCTGTTTACTCGTTTCGACGGACAACTCACCGGCGGGCGCATTGTGGAAACGGAAGCCTACGCGCACATCGGCGACCAAGCCTGTCACTCGCACCTGGGGCGGTTCACCGCGCGTACGCGCATCATGTACGAGGCCGGCGGCGTGACATATGCCTACCTGATTTACGGTCGCTACACCTTGTTTAATATCATTACCAACGAAGCCGGCAAGGCCGATGCCGTTCTTATTCGGGGCCTAGAACCAACGCACGGTATAGCGGAAATGCAGCTGCGCCGGGGCCTCACGCAGGTGCAGCGTAACCTCACCGGCGGCCCTGGCTTGCTCACTCAGGCCCTAGGCATCAGCACCCGGAGCTACAGCACGCCACTCACCGGGCCCGAAATCTGGCTCGAAGACCGCAATGAGCCCGTGGCGGCCGACCAAGTTCTAGCATCGCCCCGCGTTGGTATCGACTATGCCGGGGATGATGCCGCCCTTCCCTGGCGTTTTCGCCTGCATGGCAGCCCCTGGACTAGCCCGGCAAAGTAG
- a CDS encoding TonB-dependent receptor, whose translation MKFLALSLLWPAQPAQAQQAPSVDSVRVLPAVRVEVERPRRFAVGTRVLTLDSAALVPYRTATLADALAARTPLYLKNYGPGQLSSITMRGTSAQHTAVLWNGFNVMLPTLGQNDFALLPVSGATQVEVQPGPASALYGSGAIGGTVLLSSPVRWAQGLRGAAQAEAGSFGLRAGSVEAGFSNTRLALRTSATYRTATNDFSYDEPGGRRLRQTNAAFWQGSLAQDIAWRVGKAGQIQAAAWLTKADRHIQPAIGTQNNNARQLDQSSRLLLGYEHTTARHESSVRVAWFEDILNYRTDAFQSNSRVQTTQAQVSHTVRFSQATSLRVGAEAQHFAVRMTDYGAFVSENRFAGFALLRYDPTARLRLSATLRQAVLPGRRPPLTPVLGAEWQALASTEHELLLKASAARGYRAPTLNERYYQPGGDPNLQPETSQGYEAGLTHNWHSPAHPALKLQTELTGYQQWVDNWVMWWPKPGQSFVSPRNLRRVRTQGLEASSGLRWHSKVSSMQVRAAYAYTRAFKTRDAVESAVVTRRQLVYVPLHTAALTLDGTHSAWQAGSTLTFTGYRYTEDAGPNFLPSYLLLDAYVGYTWRPKAPAGAALTLLAQGRNLTNQSYQSYLYRAQPLRSAQLSLRVAWR comes from the coding sequence TTGAAATTCCTGGCGCTAAGCCTGCTCTGGCCCGCTCAGCCGGCGCAGGCGCAGCAGGCACCCTCCGTCGATTCGGTGCGGGTGCTGCCGGCGGTGCGGGTGGAGGTGGAGCGGCCCCGCCGCTTTGCCGTAGGCACCCGCGTCCTGACCCTGGATTCAGCAGCACTGGTCCCCTACCGTACCGCCACCCTGGCCGATGCCTTGGCGGCCCGCACTCCACTGTATCTGAAGAATTACGGCCCCGGTCAGCTCAGCTCCATTACCATGCGGGGCACCTCGGCCCAGCATACGGCCGTGCTCTGGAATGGCTTTAACGTGATGCTGCCCACGCTGGGCCAGAACGACTTTGCGCTGCTGCCGGTGAGCGGGGCTACGCAGGTGGAAGTGCAGCCCGGCCCGGCCAGCGCCCTCTACGGCTCCGGCGCCATTGGCGGCACCGTGCTGCTCTCGTCGCCGGTGCGGTGGGCGCAGGGGCTGCGGGGTGCGGCGCAGGCCGAGGCGGGCAGCTTTGGACTGCGGGCGGGCAGCGTGGAAGCCGGGTTCAGCAACACGCGCCTTGCTCTGCGCACCAGCGCTACGTACCGCACCGCTACCAACGATTTTTCGTACGACGAGCCCGGTGGAAGACGCCTACGCCAAACCAACGCCGCCTTCTGGCAGGGCAGCCTGGCTCAGGATATTGCCTGGCGCGTGGGCAAAGCCGGGCAAATACAGGCCGCCGCGTGGCTCACCAAGGCCGACCGCCACATCCAGCCGGCCATCGGCACCCAGAACAACAACGCCCGCCAGCTCGACCAGAGCAGCCGCCTGCTGCTGGGCTACGAGCATACCACTGCCCGCCACGAGTCGAGCGTGCGGGTGGCGTGGTTTGAGGATATTCTGAACTACCGCACCGACGCGTTCCAAAGCAACTCCCGGGTGCAAACCACCCAGGCCCAGGTTAGCCACACGGTACGCTTCAGTCAGGCCACCAGCTTGCGCGTGGGAGCAGAAGCCCAGCATTTTGCCGTGCGCATGACGGATTACGGCGCCTTTGTGAGTGAAAACCGCTTTGCCGGCTTTGCCCTGCTCCGCTACGACCCCACGGCCCGTTTGCGCCTGTCGGCCACGCTACGGCAGGCGGTGCTGCCGGGGCGCCGGCCTCCCCTCACGCCGGTGCTGGGCGCAGAGTGGCAGGCCCTGGCCTCTACTGAGCATGAATTACTGCTGAAAGCCAGCGCGGCCCGCGGCTACCGCGCCCCCACCCTCAACGAGCGGTACTATCAGCCCGGCGGCGACCCAAACCTCCAGCCCGAAACCAGCCAAGGCTACGAGGCTGGCCTCACGCATAACTGGCACAGCCCGGCGCACCCCGCGCTGAAGCTTCAGACGGAACTGACGGGCTATCAGCAGTGGGTGGATAACTGGGTGATGTGGTGGCCGAAGCCGGGCCAGAGCTTTGTGAGCCCGCGAAACCTGCGGCGGGTGCGTACCCAGGGGCTGGAAGCATCTTCGGGCCTGCGCTGGCACAGTAAAGTAAGCTCCATGCAGGTGCGGGCTGCCTATGCCTATACCAGGGCCTTTAAAACCCGCGACGCGGTAGAAAGCGCCGTGGTTACCCGGCGGCAACTGGTGTACGTGCCGCTTCATACCGCTGCCCTAACCCTGGATGGCACGCACAGCGCCTGGCAGGCCGGGAGCACGCTCACGTTTACAGGCTACCGCTACACGGAAGATGCCGGCCCTAACTTTCTGCCTTCCTACCTGCTGCTGGATGCCTACGTGGGCTATACGTGGCGGCCGAAAGCCCCGGCTGGCGCGGCGCTTACGCTGCTAGCCCAAGGCCGCAACCTCACCAATCAGTCCTACCAGAGCTACCTCTACCGGGCTCAGCCCCTGCGCTCCGCGCAACTGAGTTTGCGCGTGGCGTGGCGCTAG
- a CDS encoding DUF5074 domain-containing protein — translation MHLPSLLQRGASALAFGSLLLFTACDPDNEPDPVSEGRFTNVYVVNEGAYGTPNGSVSLYDKVSGEITSLNVFKAANGREMLADVAQSMTIAGDRGYIVANNNSKIVVVSLPDFKSVDTIKSTLSQPRYLVAASADKAYVSEWIQVPFPSAVAGRVAVVDLKTNKVTKTVAVGRLPEEMLLVNGRLFVANSGDNTVTVINTSTDAVETTLTVGANPASLVQGSDGHVWVLGNGDTDYNNPANSTKGSVSDFAPSAPYTVRRRDLNITPGYGSRIRRNAKGTVFYLKTAEGVFRMSPTDASLPTTPFLKRNFYGLDVDPDSDVIYTGVALSYNGPGRMVTYQTGGLPLDSAEVGILPNGFAFY, via the coding sequence ATGCATTTGCCCTCTCTCCTACAACGCGGCGCCTCTGCCCTGGCCTTCGGCAGCCTGCTGCTTTTCACGGCTTGCGACCCTGACAACGAACCCGACCCCGTATCCGAAGGTCGTTTTACCAATGTGTACGTGGTGAACGAAGGCGCCTACGGCACGCCCAACGGCAGCGTGAGTTTGTACGACAAAGTCAGTGGCGAAATAACCTCGCTCAACGTGTTCAAGGCCGCCAACGGCCGCGAGATGCTGGCCGATGTGGCGCAGTCGATGACAATTGCGGGCGACCGGGGCTACATCGTGGCCAACAACAACAGTAAGATTGTTGTCGTCTCCCTGCCCGATTTCAAGAGCGTGGACACCATTAAATCCACACTTTCCCAGCCCCGCTACCTCGTGGCCGCTTCCGCCGACAAAGCCTACGTGAGCGAGTGGATCCAGGTACCGTTCCCTTCGGCGGTAGCTGGCCGCGTAGCAGTGGTTGATCTGAAAACGAATAAGGTAACAAAAACCGTGGCCGTGGGCCGGCTCCCGGAAGAAATGTTGCTCGTGAACGGCCGCTTGTTCGTGGCCAACTCTGGCGATAATACGGTTACGGTCATCAATACCAGCACCGACGCCGTAGAAACCACCCTGACGGTAGGTGCCAACCCCGCCAGTCTGGTGCAGGGCTCCGATGGCCACGTGTGGGTGCTGGGCAATGGCGATACTGACTACAACAATCCGGCTAACTCCACTAAGGGGAGCGTAAGTGATTTTGCGCCCTCGGCTCCTTACACCGTGCGCCGCCGCGACCTGAATATTACGCCAGGCTACGGCAGCCGCATCCGGCGCAACGCCAAGGGCACTGTGTTCTATCTGAAAACAGCCGAGGGTGTGTTCCGCATGTCTCCTACCGATGCCAGCTTGCCTACTACTCCATTCCTGAAGCGTAACTTCTACGGCCTTGATGTAGACCCAGATAGTGACGTTATTTACACCGGTGTGGCGCTTTCCTACAACGGCCCGGGCCGTATGGTCACGTACCAGACGGGCGGCCTCCCGCTCGACTCGGCTGAAGTAGGTATTCTACCTAACGGCTTCGCGTTTTATTAA
- a CDS encoding AraC family transcriptional regulator, translating to MSAVRNLLEQAGYRPAQVTLGEAVLAKDTPADPKDVAPLLREAGFDVLMDRAEQLTEQIKGALSDYLEHLRTARMPLTTSAFLSDRFAATYSHLSKVFSRTANLTIEKYLIRMKIERVKELLSYGEMTLGEIADLMRYSSGQHLSNQFRQVTGRSVSEFRRDLMPRRIAMDQLA from the coding sequence GTGTCGGCAGTTCGCAATCTGCTCGAACAGGCTGGCTACCGGCCGGCGCAGGTAACGCTGGGTGAAGCCGTGCTGGCCAAAGACACCCCTGCTGACCCCAAAGACGTGGCTCCCCTGCTGCGCGAAGCCGGCTTCGACGTGCTGATGGACCGGGCCGAGCAGCTTACCGAACAAATCAAAGGCGCCCTGAGCGACTACCTGGAGCATCTGCGCACGGCACGTATGCCGCTCACCACCTCCGCCTTCCTCTCCGACCGTTTTGCGGCCACTTACTCGCACCTGAGCAAAGTATTTTCGCGTACGGCCAACCTCACCATCGAGAAGTACCTGATTCGCATGAAAATTGAGCGCGTGAAAGAGCTGCTCAGCTACGGCGAAATGACCCTGGGCGAAATTGCCGACCTGATGCGCTACAGTAGTGGCCAGCACCTAAGCAACCAGTTCCGCCAAGTGACCGGCCGCTCCGTAAGCGAGTTTCGCCGCGACCTGATGCCCCGTCGTATAGCCATGGATCAGCTGGCATAA